From the genome of Scytonema hofmannii PCC 7110, one region includes:
- a CDS encoding response regulator — translation MTKKILIVDDEPNILILMEQALESLEDEGVELLTAKNGEEALELIKTEKPLLVFMDVMMPKMNGLEVCHTVKHELGLQDVYIILLTAKGQEFDKQKGSDVGADLYMTKPFRPKSVLETSRTVLGC, via the coding sequence ATGACTAAAAAAATCTTGATAGTTGATGACGAACCAAATATTTTAATCCTTATGGAGCAAGCATTGGAGAGTTTAGAAGACGAAGGAGTAGAGTTACTCACAGCTAAAAATGGAGAAGAAGCATTGGAACTTATTAAAACAGAAAAACCATTACTCGTGTTTATGGATGTTATGATGCCAAAGATGAATGGATTAGAGGTTTGCCATACTGTTAAACATGAACTAGGGCTACAAGATGTGTATATTATTCTATTAACTGCCAAAGGACAAGAGTTTGATAAGCAAAAAGGAAGCGATGTTGGTGCAGATTTGTATATGACAAAGCCTTTTCGCCCTAAAAGTGTTTTGGAAACCTCTAGAACTGTACTTGGTTGTTAG
- a CDS encoding general stress protein, protein MVVGVHRRAVGVFSHRQEVENALQELRSTGFPMDRVSVIKRDADRKDEIAGAEVRENVGNKADEGATAGAVSGGVLGGLTGLLVGLGTLAIPGIGPIMLAGATATALATTLAGAGIGAATGGIVGALIGLGIPEERARVYNERLERGDYLVIIDGTDAEIAKARNILTHRGVQEFAVYDRPEHKQGAVNPVVATPASVGTVPTIHRRRAIGVFPNRRDAEVALTELRDAGFPLSQVSLIGKDGNHNTNLTGTNVGKGNKADEGAKAGAVTGGALGGLGGLLVGLGALAIPGIGPVIAGGAVATALATTAAGAGIGAAAGGVTGGLVGLGIPENRAKVYNDRLNRGDYLIIVDGTEDEVRRAETILKRHGIQEFDTFDAADTTGAHRRDSDRDIRHDAPVVNTTSTEHGVGYDKDDPAVIIVDHRNERV, encoded by the coding sequence ATGGTTGTAGGTGTACATAGACGTGCTGTAGGCGTATTTTCACACCGTCAAGAAGTGGAAAACGCTTTACAAGAATTAAGAAGTACTGGCTTTCCAATGGACAGGGTATCTGTTATTAAACGGGATGCCGATCGCAAAGATGAAATTGCAGGTGCTGAAGTCCGGGAAAATGTTGGGAATAAAGCCGATGAAGGTGCCACAGCTGGAGCAGTTTCTGGAGGAGTTTTAGGCGGCTTAACAGGATTGTTAGTTGGCTTAGGAACTTTAGCTATTCCAGGAATCGGTCCAATCATGCTTGCTGGAGCAACTGCAACTGCACTGGCAACAACTTTAGCGGGTGCTGGAATTGGTGCAGCAACTGGTGGCATAGTTGGCGCATTAATTGGCTTGGGTATTCCCGAAGAACGGGCTAGAGTCTACAACGAGCGATTGGAGAGAGGGGACTATCTCGTCATTATAGATGGTACTGATGCTGAAATTGCTAAAGCAAGAAATATTTTGACCCATCGGGGAGTACAAGAGTTTGCCGTTTACGATCGCCCCGAACACAAGCAAGGAGCAGTTAACCCTGTGGTTGCTACTCCTGCTTCAGTGGGTACAGTACCCACCATACACAGAAGAAGAGCAATTGGTGTATTCCCCAATCGCCGAGATGCAGAAGTCGCACTCACCGAATTGCGCGATGCTGGTTTTCCTCTCAGTCAGGTTTCACTGATTGGTAAGGACGGAAATCACAACACTAATTTGACCGGCACAAACGTTGGCAAAGGTAATAAGGCTGATGAGGGTGCAAAAGCCGGGGCTGTCACAGGCGGTGCTTTAGGCGGTTTGGGCGGCTTGTTAGTCGGTCTTGGTGCTTTAGCAATTCCTGGAATTGGACCAGTGATTGCAGGTGGTGCAGTTGCAACAGCATTGGCAACCACCGCAGCTGGTGCGGGAATTGGTGCCGCAGCTGGTGGAGTCACAGGCGGACTTGTGGGTTTGGGAATTCCTGAGAACCGCGCCAAAGTCTATAACGATCGCTTGAACAGGGGCGACTACCTAATTATTGTGGATGGTACGGAAGATGAAGTCCGTCGTGCGGAAACCATTCTCAAACGTCATGGTATTCAAGAGTTTGATACCTTCGATGCGGCGGATACAACTGGTGCTCATCGCCGCGATTCTGACAGAGATATTCGTCATGACGCACCCGTGGTAAATACCACCTCCACCGAACATGGAGTAGGGTACGACAAAGACGATCCCGCCGTCATAATCGTTGACCATCGGAACGAGAGAGTTTAA
- a CDS encoding pentapeptide repeat-containing protein, whose protein sequence is MVTGHWSLVTGHWSLSTGTTNIQKTEVGQMYPPKQRQRLLFTLSSVMTGVTLLATMGVYMTLKGLQPQVESVKHSLQGKLVVESDTSQLPVDTSVPPTETHISISESEDSLAPPAMEQQNEPGKNLGGVNWQGKNLQGMKLHHAHLGGANLENADLRNVDLSGATLAGANLANSNLSGVNLSNANLSGANLDNANLSNANLSSADLRGANLDDANLEGARLKGTLLDGANLNGASLP, encoded by the coding sequence ATGGTCACTGGTCACTGGTCACTGGTCACTGGTCACTGGTCACTTTCAACTGGCACAACTAACATTCAAAAAACTGAGGTAGGACAAATGTATCCCCCAAAACAGCGACAAAGATTGCTTTTTACCCTTTCATCTGTGATGACTGGGGTAACTCTTCTAGCTACAATGGGAGTTTACATGACTCTAAAAGGTTTACAGCCACAAGTGGAATCGGTCAAGCATTCTTTACAAGGCAAATTAGTCGTTGAGTCAGACACCTCACAACTACCTGTAGATACATCTGTTCCGCCAACAGAAACACATATATCTATCTCAGAATCAGAAGACTCACTAGCACCACCAGCAATGGAACAGCAAAACGAACCGGGAAAAAACCTTGGTGGTGTCAATTGGCAAGGGAAGAACTTGCAAGGCATGAAACTGCATCACGCGCATTTAGGCGGTGCCAATCTTGAAAATGCCGATTTAAGAAATGTTGATTTAAGCGGTGCAACCCTTGCTGGTGCCAATCTTGCCAATTCTAACTTAAGCGGTGTTAATTTAAGCAACGCAAATCTCAGTGGTGCGAATCTTGACAATGCTAATCTGAGCAATGCTAATCTGAGTAGTGCCGACTTAAGAGGAGCTAATCTTGATGATGCTAACCTTGAGGGAGCTCGTTTAAAAGGAACTCTTTTAGATGGTGCTAACCTCAATGGTGCAAGTTTACCGTAG
- the modA gene encoding molybdate ABC transporter substrate-binding protein, whose product MKRRKFLILTSSITILYLGLNSCNTHQTKPVALTISAAAVFRDAMVEVGRLYTEKQPNILVNYNITGGGVLKKQIELGAPVDVYLPASVRPMNELQKKGFILEDSRQNFMKNEIVLISLNNFTGSSNFQDILNNKVKRIALGTENIDAGIYAKQILDFFKIYDQVKSKGIFEEQDVQQVLKYVETGHADVGITFLTEAKRSRKVKILAISPEGSHAPVISTIAVVKNSKHIAEAREFINFLKSDRAISIFEKFGFMKI is encoded by the coding sequence ATGAAAAGACGAAAATTCCTTATCTTGACTAGTTCTATTACTATTTTATATTTAGGCTTAAATAGCTGTAACACACATCAGACAAAACCAGTAGCTTTGACTATTTCTGCTGCTGCTGTATTTAGAGATGCAATGGTAGAAGTTGGTAGACTATACACAGAAAAACAACCAAATATCCTCGTTAATTACAACATTACTGGTGGCGGTGTTTTGAAAAAACAAATTGAACTTGGAGCGCCTGTGGATGTTTATCTTCCAGCTTCTGTTAGACCAATGAACGAATTGCAGAAGAAAGGTTTTATCTTAGAAGATTCTCGTCAAAATTTTATGAAGAATGAAATAGTACTGATTTCATTAAATAACTTTACTGGGAGCTCAAATTTTCAGGATATACTTAACAATAAGGTAAAACGAATTGCATTAGGAACAGAAAATATTGATGCAGGAATTTATGCTAAACAAATTCTTGATTTTTTCAAAATTTACGACCAGGTGAAATCTAAAGGGATTTTTGAAGAACAAGATGTACAGCAAGTTCTTAAGTATGTTGAAACAGGTCATGCAGATGTTGGAATTACTTTTTTAACTGAAGCTAAACGCTCCAGAAAAGTCAAGATTTTGGCGATCTCACCTGAGGGTTCCCATGCTCCTGTCATTTCCACCATCGCAGTTGTAAAAAATAGCAAGCATATTGCTGAAGCTCGTGAATTTATTAATTTTCTCAAAAGCGATCGCGCGATATCTATCTTTGAAAAATTTGGATTTATGAAGATTTAA
- a CDS encoding DUF1816 domain-containing protein, with amino-acid sequence MQQRPEDWWVEIMTTKPHCIYYFGPFLNREEAVIAYSGYVEDLNDEGAQGIVVVIKRCAPEGLTICDEDDDEKEIN; translated from the coding sequence ATGCAACAAAGACCTGAAGATTGGTGGGTTGAAATTATGACAACTAAGCCGCACTGTATTTATTATTTTGGTCCTTTTTTAAATCGTGAAGAGGCAGTTATTGCTTACTCTGGCTATGTTGAAGATTTAAACGATGAAGGAGCACAAGGAATTGTTGTCGTTATTAAACGCTGTGCGCCTGAAGGTTTGACAATATGTGATGAAGATGATGATGAAAAAGAGATTAATTAA
- a CDS encoding CAAD domain-containing protein — translation MDANVQQLQSFDDVPDTTITTPVAAIEGTKPNQSLLPPSAAKSQEKWQDIGEQVSQFLADLPDNLGKFFNQYQQLTVTIVLIAATIVTGKVVLAILDAINDIPLLYPIFELIGISYTTWFVFRYLLKGSTRQELAEQIQSIKNDILGTQDS, via the coding sequence ATGGACGCTAACGTACAGCAACTGCAATCTTTTGACGACGTTCCAGATACAACCATCACCACCCCTGTAGCAGCAATTGAAGGTACGAAACCAAACCAGTCTTTGTTACCACCATCTGCTGCAAAATCTCAAGAAAAATGGCAAGATATCGGAGAACAAGTCTCACAGTTTTTAGCTGATTTACCAGATAACTTAGGTAAGTTTTTTAATCAATATCAGCAATTAACTGTTACTATTGTTTTAATTGCTGCCACAATTGTTACAGGCAAAGTAGTTTTGGCAATACTTGACGCCATTAATGATATTCCGTTACTATATCCAATTTTTGAATTAATTGGAATTAGTTACACAACTTGGTTTGTTTTTCGTTATCTTCTTAAAGGTTCGACCCGACAAGAGTTAGCAGAACAAATTCAATCCATCAAAAATGACATTTTAGGAACTCAAGATTCATAA
- a CDS encoding TenA family protein, which yields MTLSSNLWEANQDIAQACLQHPFVQGIGDGTLARQKFAYYVGQDAFFLEAFARAYSIAAAKVPNFSDFLTFHSLATGVLQELKLHEGYAAQWKIDLRCIKPGGATRRYTDFLLSTAWSGDVGLTAAAMSPCMGLYAFLGKQLALHGIPSHQYAGWIRTYSSDDFLPLTQQLESLVDSYATHTALVESTYRYAMFCEQDFFQAAWSYGSEQ from the coding sequence ATGACTCTTTCTAGTAATTTGTGGGAAGCCAATCAAGATATAGCCCAAGCTTGTCTTCAGCATCCTTTTGTCCAAGGTATAGGGGATGGTACACTTGCTCGTCAAAAATTTGCCTACTATGTCGGACAAGATGCCTTTTTCTTGGAAGCTTTTGCTCGTGCTTACAGCATAGCTGCAGCTAAAGTCCCCAACTTTTCGGATTTTCTTACGTTTCACTCCTTAGCAACTGGAGTTTTACAAGAACTCAAGTTACATGAAGGATATGCTGCTCAGTGGAAAATCGATTTACGTTGTATAAAACCAGGAGGAGCAACCCGTCGTTACACAGATTTTTTATTATCAACTGCTTGGAGTGGGGATGTAGGTTTAACTGCTGCTGCTATGTCCCCTTGTATGGGTTTGTATGCTTTTTTAGGCAAACAACTAGCTCTTCATGGTATTCCCAGCCATCAATATGCAGGTTGGATTCGTACTTACAGTAGCGATGACTTTTTACCGCTAACACAACAATTAGAAAGTTTGGTTGACAGTTACGCCACTCATACAGCATTGGTAGAGTCAACTTATCGCTATGCCATGTTTTGCGAACAAGATTTTTTTCAAGCAGCATGGAGCTATGGCAGTGAACAGTGA
- a CDS encoding DUF760 domain-containing protein, whose protein sequence is MSNPSNRVSEFFNGESETGNLLLQYVKSLCPDTVSQLSQPSSPEVFQAMERNIMGILGNLPSEHFGVTITTNREHLGRLLASAMISGYFLRNVEQRMNFEMVLQSTEGNEE, encoded by the coding sequence GTGAGTAACCCATCTAACCGAGTTTCAGAATTCTTTAACGGTGAGTCAGAAACAGGCAATCTGTTATTGCAATATGTCAAATCTCTATGCCCAGATACAGTTAGCCAGCTATCCCAACCTTCTTCTCCAGAAGTTTTCCAAGCTATGGAGCGTAATATTATGGGAATATTAGGGAACTTACCTTCAGAGCACTTTGGAGTTACCATCACTACTAACCGCGAACATTTAGGTCGTCTGCTTGCCTCCGCCATGATTAGTGGTTATTTTTTACGTAACGTAGAACAAAGAATGAATTTTGAAATGGTTCTGCAAAGTACTGAAGGTAACGAGGAGTGA
- a CDS encoding pentapeptide repeat-containing protein: MKSQILATTAFLTILTLSQTAQAANPEHLRQLLASKKCSACDLSGAGLVMADLSGADLNGANLAGANLSRANLIGADLRNANLSGASFFGANLSAAKLTGASLVGTDLRHSYLYNAELTSTDLNSANVQGATGIPLQSAKPEEFYAWGVAEAQKGNHQAAIDYFSQAIATKPDYAGAYLARGIARYQSMDRQGAFQDAQVADKLFTSEKNAAGMQTAQAFIKELQTPYTDPALKPAKPTFVDFVGSIGSLLLQFLPF, translated from the coding sequence ATGAAAAGCCAAATTTTAGCCACAACCGCATTTTTAACTATTCTCACCCTCAGCCAAACTGCCCAAGCAGCAAATCCCGAACATCTCAGACAATTACTTGCTAGCAAAAAATGTTCGGCTTGCGATCTATCTGGTGCTGGTTTGGTCATGGCTGACTTATCAGGGGCAGATTTGAACGGAGCAAATCTTGCAGGGGCTAACCTCAGCCGTGCTAACTTAATTGGTGCCGATTTAAGAAATGCTAACTTGAGCGGTGCTAGTTTCTTTGGTGCTAACCTGAGTGCTGCCAAACTCACTGGAGCAAGTTTAGTGGGTACCGATTTAAGACACAGCTATCTTTATAATGCAGAGTTAACTAGTACAGATCTCAACAGTGCTAACGTGCAAGGCGCGACAGGCATACCCTTACAAAGTGCTAAACCAGAAGAATTTTATGCCTGGGGTGTAGCAGAAGCACAGAAAGGGAACCATCAGGCAGCTATTGACTATTTTAGTCAGGCGATCGCAACCAAACCCGATTATGCTGGTGCGTATCTTGCTCGTGGTATAGCCCGCTATCAAAGCATGGACAGACAAGGCGCATTCCAAGATGCCCAAGTTGCAGACAAGTTATTTACGTCTGAAAAGAATGCTGCAGGAATGCAAACAGCGCAGGCATTTATCAAAGAATTACAAACGCCTTACACCGATCCTGCACTCAAACCAGCTAAACCCACTTTTGTTGATTTTGTAGGGAGTATTGGTTCTCTCTTACTACAATTTTTGCCATTTTAA
- a CDS encoding pentapeptide repeat-containing protein produces the protein MEVNELLRRYQEGERDFKGVILIGCYLTEINLSGANLQRASLSEVDLSRANLVGTDLTEASLIRAKLTGANLTGANLSGANLFEAKLTGATLDGAELKMADLIDADFTAASLQGANLYGAYMMGTLLQGVIMPDGTIHC, from the coding sequence ATGGAAGTAAATGAATTGTTGAGACGCTATCAGGAAGGAGAGAGGGATTTTAAGGGTGTCATCCTGATAGGCTGTTACTTAACAGAAATCAATCTGAGCGGAGCTAATTTACAAAGAGCTTCTCTAAGTGAGGTTGATTTAAGCAGAGCAAATTTGGTAGGTACCGATCTCACAGAAGCATCTCTAATCAGAGCCAAATTAACTGGAGCTAACCTAACTGGTGCTAATCTGAGTGGAGCTAATCTTTTTGAAGCTAAGCTCACAGGGGCGACACTTGATGGCGCAGAATTAAAAATGGCGGATTTGATAGATGCAGATTTTACGGCAGCAAGTTTACAGGGAGCCAATCTGTACGGGGCATACATGATGGGAACTTTGTTACAGGGCGTAATTATGCCAGATGGGACAATTCACTGCTAG
- a CDS encoding BON domain-containing protein, which yields MKKLIPFVFGSLLVFGAAACSPDVSKSSSDAPNNTNEAAQAPAPEATEAALKDAQSQVRRDQLNADIKAREERNNVLNDGKATNRSEDDLESEVRTKLEANIPNGQLTVEAEDNGTVTVAGTVTNQEQLNKIEPLAKEIKGVTTVVNKAKVGQPSS from the coding sequence ATGAAAAAGCTTATTCCCTTCGTATTTGGTTCCCTTTTAGTTTTTGGTGCAGCTGCTTGTAGTCCCGATGTTTCCAAGAGCAGTTCTGATGCACCTAACAATACTAACGAAGCAGCACAAGCACCAGCACCAGAAGCAACAGAAGCGGCTCTTAAGGATGCTCAAAGTCAAGTTCGTAGAGACCAACTTAATGCTGACATCAAGGCTCGTGAAGAGCGCAACAATGTTTTGAATGATGGCAAGGCTACAAACAGAAGTGAAGACGATCTAGAAAGTGAGGTTCGCACGAAGTTAGAAGCTAACATTCCTAACGGTCAGTTAACTGTTGAAGCTGAAGATAACGGAACAGTTACAGTTGCGGGAACTGTGACAAACCAAGAGCAACTTAACAAGATTGAGCCTTTGGCAAAGGAAATCAAAGGTGTTACAACTGTAGTTAATAAAGCAAAAGTAGGTCAGCCATCAAGCTAG